A single Brassica rapa cultivar Chiifu-401-42 chromosome A04, CAAS_Brap_v3.01, whole genome shotgun sequence DNA region contains:
- the LOC103865199 gene encoding protein RRP6-like 3 isoform X3: MVVNEKVKLAITVASLVAATILLAAEYRRRRRRKQTSSPSSCYLHSDMKPQFGFKRVLADNSYSGFKHLKKKKLEDGGEKPSNSHPYESEITVLLESPRLDEFEFLRGEYSLEMSGSYVWVETESELKKLAETLAKEKVFAVDTEQHSLRSFLGFTALIQISTQEEDFLVDTIALHDVMSILRPVFSNPDICKVFHGADNDVIWLQRDFHIYVVNMFDTAKACEVLAKPQRSLAYLLESVCGVSTNKLLQREDWRQRPLSEEMVRYARTDAHYLLYIADSMTAELKQLGIEDSSSTDDKFSFLLEASRRSNMICLQLYTKETEDFPGNAAASSLIYRHLNGHEDNSSISLDPKFQELVRELCAWRDLMARIHDESTRYVLSDQAVIALASNQPTTPEQIHDSISQADSASESAVITSHLDDVHQLTQHKLGKLDVILPLVLDKCLGTEGTCPISVFNYSLLINFNTKLTTNRSTPKRRNNLKRFTRKTSRDLFVKKFSCKAPVYHNCRIYANDGRLLCYCDRRKLEWYMSRGLAKLVEEDPLAIMLLFEPKGRPEDEGNDFYIQSKKNICVGCGEGDHYLRYRIIPSCYRVHFPEHLKSHRSHDIVLLCVDCHEVAHAAAERYKKEVAKEFGIPLFVRRVLDSVECESSAGGDSEDAGVSPLHLRTAAMALLRHGNRMPSSRREELLQTVKMYYGGREISEEDLEKALLIGMSPHERRKLERKKGSVEEHSEEAPPGGDMNGESSVVGDDSGGDGAPELNDTQCNGNILHQQNSKLSLLGHGPHGKQVVEYLLKEYGEDGVRDFCQRWRKVFVDALHPRHLPGGWDVTHSGRRDFGEFSVYNPTKKVSTGNEL; the protein is encoded by the exons ATGGTGGTCAACGAAAAGGTCAAACTCGCAATCACCGTAGCCTCTCTTGTGGCGGCGACGATTCTACTCGCGGCGGAGTAtcggcggcggaggaggaggaaacAGACATCTTCTCCGAGCTCGTGTTATCTCCATTCCGACATGAAGCCGCAGTTCGGCTTCAAACGCGTCCTTGCGGACAACTCTTACTCTGGATTCAAacacttgaagaagaagaagctcgaGGATGGAGGAG AGAAGCCTTCAAACTCTCATCCGTACGAAAGTGAGATCACTGTGTTGTTAGAGAGTCCTCGTCTTGATGAGTTTGAGTTCTTGAGGGGAGAGTATTCACTGGAGATGAGTGGTTCATACGTGTGGGTTGAGACTGAGTCTGAGTTGAAGAAGCTTGCGGAAACATTGGCGAAAGAGAAAGTTTTTGCGGTTGATACAGAGCAGCATAGTTTGAGATCGTTTCTTGGTTTCACTGCTTTGATTCAG ATTTCTACGCAAGAGGAGGATTTTTTGGTGGATACTATTGCGTTACATGATGTGATGAGTATACTTCGTCCTGTTTTTTCCAATCCTGATATTTGTAAG GTGTTTCATGGAGCCGACAACGATGTTATCTGGCTTCAAAGAGACTTCCACATATATGTTGTTAATATGTTTGATACTGCCAAGGCATGTGAGGTGTTGGCAAAGCCTCAAAGGTCACTGGCATATTTACTTGAGTCAGTTTGTGGAGTGTCTACTAACAAATTGCTGCAA CGTGAAGACTGGAGACAGCGTCCTCTGTCAGAAGAGATGGTGCGTTATGCCAGAACAGATGCACACTATCTACTCTACATTGCCGATAGTATGACTGCTGAGCTCAAACAACTAGGCATTG AAGATTCATCTAGCACCGATGACAAATTCAGTTTTCTTCTCGAGGCTAGTAGACGCTCAAACATGATCTGTTTACAACTCTACACTAAAGAGACCGAAGATTTTCCCGGGAATGCAGCTGCTTCCTCGTTAATTTATCGTCATTTAAACGGCCATGAAGACAACTCTTCCATCTCCTTGGATCCAAAG TTCCAGGAGCTTGTAAGAGAACTTTGCGCATGGAGAGACTTAATGGCACGGATTCACGATGAAAGCACACGGTATGTCTTGTCTGACCAAGCCGTCATCGCTCTTGCTTCTAACCAGCCAACTACACCTGAGCAAATACATGATTCTATATCTCAAGCTGACTCGGCTTCAGAGTCGGCTGTTATAACTAGTCATCTGGATGACGTTCATCAACTGACTCAACACAAGTTAGGCAAGCTTGACGTTATCTTACCACTAGTCCTCGACAAATGCTTGGGAACAGAAGGAACATGCCCCATCTCCGTCTTCAACTACTCGCTCTTGATCAACTTCAACACAAAGCTAACCACAAACCGCTCTACCCCCAAGAGACGCAATAACCTCAAGAGGTTCACACGGAAGACATCAAGAGACCTCTTCGTCAAGAAATTCTCCTGCAAGGCTCCTGTTTACCACAACTGCAGAATCTACGCCAACGACGGGCGGTTACTATGCTACTGCGATAGAAGAAAGCTAGAATGGTACATGAGCCGTGGTCTTGCCAAACTAGTTGAAGAAGATCCCCTCGCGATAATGCTTCTGTTCGAACCAAAGGGGCGTCCTGAAGACGAAGGGAATGATTTTTACATCCAGAGCAAGAAGAACATTTGCGTTGGGTGTGGCGAAGGGGATCACTATCTTCGTTACAGGATAATACCTTCTTGCTATAGAGTTCATTTCCCTGAGCATTTGAAGAGTCACAGGTCTCATGATATAGTTCTGCTTTGTGTGGATTGTCATGAGGTCGCGCACGCTGCTGCCGAGAGGTATAAGAAAGAAGTGGCTAAGGAGTTTGGGATCCCTCTCTTTGTTCGTAGAGTGCTTGATTCGGTGGAGTGTGAATCATCAGCAGGTGGTGACAGTGAAGATGCAGGTGTGTCTCCGTTGCATCTTAGAACAGCTGCGATGGCGCTGTTGAGGCATGGGAATAGGATGCCATCTAGTCGCCGTGAGGAGTTGTTGCAG ACTGTGAAGATGTATTACGGTGGAAGAGAGATATCTGAAGAAGATTTGGAAAAGGCTTTGCTTATTGGGATGAGTCCTCACGAGAGAAGAAAACTCGAAAGGAAGAAAG GTTCGGTAGAAGAACATAGTGAGGAAGCTCCTCCTGGAGGTGATATGAATGGAGAGAGTAGCGTGGTTGGTGATGATAGTGGAGGAGATGGAGCTCCGGAGCTGAATGATACTCAATGTAATGGAAACATATTGCACCAGCAGAACTCGAAGCTCTCTTTGTTGGGACATGGACCGCACGGGAAACAGGTTGTAGAGTATCTTTTGAAGGAGTATGGAGAGGATGGTGTTCGAGATTTCTGTCAGAGATGGAGGAAAGTGTTTGTTGATGCTCTTCATCCTCGCCATTTGCCTGGTGGGTGGGATGTTACTCACAG TGGACGAAGAGACTTTGGCGAGTTCAGCGTTTATAATCCAACAAAGAAAGTCTCCACCGG AAATGAGCTCTAA
- the LOC103865199 gene encoding protein RRP6-like 3 isoform X2: MVVNEKVKLAITVASLVAATILLAAEYRRRRRRKQTSSPSSCYLHSDMKPQFGFKRVLADNSYSGFKHLKKKKLEDGGEKPSNSHPYESEITVLLESPRLDEFEFLRGEYSLEMSGSYVWVETESELKKLAETLAKEKVFAVDTEQHSLRSFLGFTALIQISTQEEDFLVDTIALHDVMSILRPVFSNPDICKVFHGADNDVIWLQRDFHIYVVNMFDTAKACEVLAKPQRSLAYLLESVCGVSTNKLLQREDWRQRPLSEEMVRYARTDAHYLLYIADSMTAELKQLGIDSSSTDDKFSFLLEASRRSNMICLQLYTKETEDFPGNAAASSLIYRHLNGHEDNSSISLDPKFQELVRELCAWRDLMARIHDESTRYVLSDQAVIALASNQPTTPEQIHDSISQADSASESAVITSHLDDVHQLTQHKLGKLDVILPLVLDKCLGTEGTCPISVFNYSLLINFNTKLTTNRSTPKRRNNLKRFTRKTSRDLFVKKFSCKAPVYHNCRIYANDGRLLCYCDRRKLEWYMSRGLAKLVEEDPLAIMLLFEPKGRPEDEGNDFYIQSKKNICVGCGEGDHYLRYRIIPSCYRVHFPEHLKSHRSHDIVLLCVDCHEVAHAAAERYKKEVAKEFGIPLFVRRVLDSVECESSAGGDSEDAGVSPLHLRTAAMALLRHGNRMPSSRREELLQTVKMYYGGREISEEDLEKALLIGMSPHERRKLERKKGVTVSVKQENSNNGSVEEHSEEAPPGGDMNGESSVVGDDSGGDGAPELNDTQCNGNILHQQNSKLSLLGHGPHGKQVVEYLLKEYGEDGVRDFCQRWRKVFVDALHPRHLPGGWDVTHSGRRDFGEFSVYNPTKKVSTGNEL; encoded by the exons ATGGTGGTCAACGAAAAGGTCAAACTCGCAATCACCGTAGCCTCTCTTGTGGCGGCGACGATTCTACTCGCGGCGGAGTAtcggcggcggaggaggaggaaacAGACATCTTCTCCGAGCTCGTGTTATCTCCATTCCGACATGAAGCCGCAGTTCGGCTTCAAACGCGTCCTTGCGGACAACTCTTACTCTGGATTCAAacacttgaagaagaagaagctcgaGGATGGAGGAG AGAAGCCTTCAAACTCTCATCCGTACGAAAGTGAGATCACTGTGTTGTTAGAGAGTCCTCGTCTTGATGAGTTTGAGTTCTTGAGGGGAGAGTATTCACTGGAGATGAGTGGTTCATACGTGTGGGTTGAGACTGAGTCTGAGTTGAAGAAGCTTGCGGAAACATTGGCGAAAGAGAAAGTTTTTGCGGTTGATACAGAGCAGCATAGTTTGAGATCGTTTCTTGGTTTCACTGCTTTGATTCAG ATTTCTACGCAAGAGGAGGATTTTTTGGTGGATACTATTGCGTTACATGATGTGATGAGTATACTTCGTCCTGTTTTTTCCAATCCTGATATTTGTAAG GTGTTTCATGGAGCCGACAACGATGTTATCTGGCTTCAAAGAGACTTCCACATATATGTTGTTAATATGTTTGATACTGCCAAGGCATGTGAGGTGTTGGCAAAGCCTCAAAGGTCACTGGCATATTTACTTGAGTCAGTTTGTGGAGTGTCTACTAACAAATTGCTGCAA CGTGAAGACTGGAGACAGCGTCCTCTGTCAGAAGAGATGGTGCGTTATGCCAGAACAGATGCACACTATCTACTCTACATTGCCGATAGTATGACTGCTGAGCTCAAACAACTAGGCATTG ATTCATCTAGCACCGATGACAAATTCAGTTTTCTTCTCGAGGCTAGTAGACGCTCAAACATGATCTGTTTACAACTCTACACTAAAGAGACCGAAGATTTTCCCGGGAATGCAGCTGCTTCCTCGTTAATTTATCGTCATTTAAACGGCCATGAAGACAACTCTTCCATCTCCTTGGATCCAAAG TTCCAGGAGCTTGTAAGAGAACTTTGCGCATGGAGAGACTTAATGGCACGGATTCACGATGAAAGCACACGGTATGTCTTGTCTGACCAAGCCGTCATCGCTCTTGCTTCTAACCAGCCAACTACACCTGAGCAAATACATGATTCTATATCTCAAGCTGACTCGGCTTCAGAGTCGGCTGTTATAACTAGTCATCTGGATGACGTTCATCAACTGACTCAACACAAGTTAGGCAAGCTTGACGTTATCTTACCACTAGTCCTCGACAAATGCTTGGGAACAGAAGGAACATGCCCCATCTCCGTCTTCAACTACTCGCTCTTGATCAACTTCAACACAAAGCTAACCACAAACCGCTCTACCCCCAAGAGACGCAATAACCTCAAGAGGTTCACACGGAAGACATCAAGAGACCTCTTCGTCAAGAAATTCTCCTGCAAGGCTCCTGTTTACCACAACTGCAGAATCTACGCCAACGACGGGCGGTTACTATGCTACTGCGATAGAAGAAAGCTAGAATGGTACATGAGCCGTGGTCTTGCCAAACTAGTTGAAGAAGATCCCCTCGCGATAATGCTTCTGTTCGAACCAAAGGGGCGTCCTGAAGACGAAGGGAATGATTTTTACATCCAGAGCAAGAAGAACATTTGCGTTGGGTGTGGCGAAGGGGATCACTATCTTCGTTACAGGATAATACCTTCTTGCTATAGAGTTCATTTCCCTGAGCATTTGAAGAGTCACAGGTCTCATGATATAGTTCTGCTTTGTGTGGATTGTCATGAGGTCGCGCACGCTGCTGCCGAGAGGTATAAGAAAGAAGTGGCTAAGGAGTTTGGGATCCCTCTCTTTGTTCGTAGAGTGCTTGATTCGGTGGAGTGTGAATCATCAGCAGGTGGTGACAGTGAAGATGCAGGTGTGTCTCCGTTGCATCTTAGAACAGCTGCGATGGCGCTGTTGAGGCATGGGAATAGGATGCCATCTAGTCGCCGTGAGGAGTTGTTGCAG ACTGTGAAGATGTATTACGGTGGAAGAGAGATATCTGAAGAAGATTTGGAAAAGGCTTTGCTTATTGGGATGAGTCCTCACGAGAGAAGAAAACTCGAAAGGAAGAAAGGTGTCACTGTCTCTGTCAAACAAGAAAACAGTAACAATG GTTCGGTAGAAGAACATAGTGAGGAAGCTCCTCCTGGAGGTGATATGAATGGAGAGAGTAGCGTGGTTGGTGATGATAGTGGAGGAGATGGAGCTCCGGAGCTGAATGATACTCAATGTAATGGAAACATATTGCACCAGCAGAACTCGAAGCTCTCTTTGTTGGGACATGGACCGCACGGGAAACAGGTTGTAGAGTATCTTTTGAAGGAGTATGGAGAGGATGGTGTTCGAGATTTCTGTCAGAGATGGAGGAAAGTGTTTGTTGATGCTCTTCATCCTCGCCATTTGCCTGGTGGGTGGGATGTTACTCACAG TGGACGAAGAGACTTTGGCGAGTTCAGCGTTTATAATCCAACAAAGAAAGTCTCCACCGG AAATGAGCTCTAA
- the LOC103865199 gene encoding protein RRP6-like 3 isoform X4, translated as MVVNEKVKLAITVASLVAATILLAAEYRRRRRRKQTSSPSSCYLHSDMKPQFGFKRVLADNSYSGFKHLKKKKLEDGGEKPSNSHPYESEITVLLESPRLDEFEFLRGEYSLEMSGSYVWVETESELKKLAETLAKEKVFAVDTEQHSLRSFLGFTALIQISTQEEDFLVDTIALHDVMSILRPVFSNPDICKVFHGADNDVIWLQRDFHIYVVNMFDTAKACEVLAKPQRSLAYLLESVCGVSTNKLLQREDWRQRPLSEEMVRYARTDAHYLLYIADSMTAELKQLGIDSSSTDDKFSFLLEASRRSNMICLQLYTKETEDFPGNAAASSLIYRHLNGHEDNSSISLDPKFQELVRELCAWRDLMARIHDESTRYVLSDQAVIALASNQPTTPEQIHDSISQADSASESAVITSHLDDVHQLTQHKLGKLDVILPLVLDKCLGTEGTCPISVFNYSLLINFNTKLTTNRSTPKRRNNLKRFTRKTSRDLFVKKFSCKAPVYHNCRIYANDGRLLCYCDRRKLEWYMSRGLAKLVEEDPLAIMLLFEPKGRPEDEGNDFYIQSKKNICVGCGEGDHYLRYRIIPSCYRVHFPEHLKSHRSHDIVLLCVDCHEVAHAAAERYKKEVAKEFGIPLFVRRVLDSVECESSAGGDSEDAGVSPLHLRTAAMALLRHGNRMPSSRREELLQTVKMYYGGREISEEDLEKALLIGMSPHERRKLERKKGVTVSVKQENSNNGSVEEHSEEAPPGGDMNGESSVVGDDSGGDGAPELNDTQCNGNILHQQNSKLSLLGHGPHGKQVVEYLLKEYGEDGVRDFCQRWRKVFVDALHPRHLPGGWDVTHR; from the exons ATGGTGGTCAACGAAAAGGTCAAACTCGCAATCACCGTAGCCTCTCTTGTGGCGGCGACGATTCTACTCGCGGCGGAGTAtcggcggcggaggaggaggaaacAGACATCTTCTCCGAGCTCGTGTTATCTCCATTCCGACATGAAGCCGCAGTTCGGCTTCAAACGCGTCCTTGCGGACAACTCTTACTCTGGATTCAAacacttgaagaagaagaagctcgaGGATGGAGGAG AGAAGCCTTCAAACTCTCATCCGTACGAAAGTGAGATCACTGTGTTGTTAGAGAGTCCTCGTCTTGATGAGTTTGAGTTCTTGAGGGGAGAGTATTCACTGGAGATGAGTGGTTCATACGTGTGGGTTGAGACTGAGTCTGAGTTGAAGAAGCTTGCGGAAACATTGGCGAAAGAGAAAGTTTTTGCGGTTGATACAGAGCAGCATAGTTTGAGATCGTTTCTTGGTTTCACTGCTTTGATTCAG ATTTCTACGCAAGAGGAGGATTTTTTGGTGGATACTATTGCGTTACATGATGTGATGAGTATACTTCGTCCTGTTTTTTCCAATCCTGATATTTGTAAG GTGTTTCATGGAGCCGACAACGATGTTATCTGGCTTCAAAGAGACTTCCACATATATGTTGTTAATATGTTTGATACTGCCAAGGCATGTGAGGTGTTGGCAAAGCCTCAAAGGTCACTGGCATATTTACTTGAGTCAGTTTGTGGAGTGTCTACTAACAAATTGCTGCAA CGTGAAGACTGGAGACAGCGTCCTCTGTCAGAAGAGATGGTGCGTTATGCCAGAACAGATGCACACTATCTACTCTACATTGCCGATAGTATGACTGCTGAGCTCAAACAACTAGGCATTG ATTCATCTAGCACCGATGACAAATTCAGTTTTCTTCTCGAGGCTAGTAGACGCTCAAACATGATCTGTTTACAACTCTACACTAAAGAGACCGAAGATTTTCCCGGGAATGCAGCTGCTTCCTCGTTAATTTATCGTCATTTAAACGGCCATGAAGACAACTCTTCCATCTCCTTGGATCCAAAG TTCCAGGAGCTTGTAAGAGAACTTTGCGCATGGAGAGACTTAATGGCACGGATTCACGATGAAAGCACACGGTATGTCTTGTCTGACCAAGCCGTCATCGCTCTTGCTTCTAACCAGCCAACTACACCTGAGCAAATACATGATTCTATATCTCAAGCTGACTCGGCTTCAGAGTCGGCTGTTATAACTAGTCATCTGGATGACGTTCATCAACTGACTCAACACAAGTTAGGCAAGCTTGACGTTATCTTACCACTAGTCCTCGACAAATGCTTGGGAACAGAAGGAACATGCCCCATCTCCGTCTTCAACTACTCGCTCTTGATCAACTTCAACACAAAGCTAACCACAAACCGCTCTACCCCCAAGAGACGCAATAACCTCAAGAGGTTCACACGGAAGACATCAAGAGACCTCTTCGTCAAGAAATTCTCCTGCAAGGCTCCTGTTTACCACAACTGCAGAATCTACGCCAACGACGGGCGGTTACTATGCTACTGCGATAGAAGAAAGCTAGAATGGTACATGAGCCGTGGTCTTGCCAAACTAGTTGAAGAAGATCCCCTCGCGATAATGCTTCTGTTCGAACCAAAGGGGCGTCCTGAAGACGAAGGGAATGATTTTTACATCCAGAGCAAGAAGAACATTTGCGTTGGGTGTGGCGAAGGGGATCACTATCTTCGTTACAGGATAATACCTTCTTGCTATAGAGTTCATTTCCCTGAGCATTTGAAGAGTCACAGGTCTCATGATATAGTTCTGCTTTGTGTGGATTGTCATGAGGTCGCGCACGCTGCTGCCGAGAGGTATAAGAAAGAAGTGGCTAAGGAGTTTGGGATCCCTCTCTTTGTTCGTAGAGTGCTTGATTCGGTGGAGTGTGAATCATCAGCAGGTGGTGACAGTGAAGATGCAGGTGTGTCTCCGTTGCATCTTAGAACAGCTGCGATGGCGCTGTTGAGGCATGGGAATAGGATGCCATCTAGTCGCCGTGAGGAGTTGTTGCAG ACTGTGAAGATGTATTACGGTGGAAGAGAGATATCTGAAGAAGATTTGGAAAAGGCTTTGCTTATTGGGATGAGTCCTCACGAGAGAAGAAAACTCGAAAGGAAGAAAGGTGTCACTGTCTCTGTCAAACAAGAAAACAGTAACAATG GTTCGGTAGAAGAACATAGTGAGGAAGCTCCTCCTGGAGGTGATATGAATGGAGAGAGTAGCGTGGTTGGTGATGATAGTGGAGGAGATGGAGCTCCGGAGCTGAATGATACTCAATGTAATGGAAACATATTGCACCAGCAGAACTCGAAGCTCTCTTTGTTGGGACATGGACCGCACGGGAAACAGGTTGTAGAGTATCTTTTGAAGGAGTATGGAGAGGATGGTGTTCGAGATTTCTGTCAGAGATGGAGGAAAGTGTTTGTTGATGCTCTTCATCCTCGCCATTTGCCTGGTGGGTGGGATGTTACTCACAGGTAG
- the LOC103865199 gene encoding protein RRP6-like 3 isoform X1, whose protein sequence is MVVNEKVKLAITVASLVAATILLAAEYRRRRRRKQTSSPSSCYLHSDMKPQFGFKRVLADNSYSGFKHLKKKKLEDGGEKPSNSHPYESEITVLLESPRLDEFEFLRGEYSLEMSGSYVWVETESELKKLAETLAKEKVFAVDTEQHSLRSFLGFTALIQISTQEEDFLVDTIALHDVMSILRPVFSNPDICKVFHGADNDVIWLQRDFHIYVVNMFDTAKACEVLAKPQRSLAYLLESVCGVSTNKLLQREDWRQRPLSEEMVRYARTDAHYLLYIADSMTAELKQLGIEDSSSTDDKFSFLLEASRRSNMICLQLYTKETEDFPGNAAASSLIYRHLNGHEDNSSISLDPKFQELVRELCAWRDLMARIHDESTRYVLSDQAVIALASNQPTTPEQIHDSISQADSASESAVITSHLDDVHQLTQHKLGKLDVILPLVLDKCLGTEGTCPISVFNYSLLINFNTKLTTNRSTPKRRNNLKRFTRKTSRDLFVKKFSCKAPVYHNCRIYANDGRLLCYCDRRKLEWYMSRGLAKLVEEDPLAIMLLFEPKGRPEDEGNDFYIQSKKNICVGCGEGDHYLRYRIIPSCYRVHFPEHLKSHRSHDIVLLCVDCHEVAHAAAERYKKEVAKEFGIPLFVRRVLDSVECESSAGGDSEDAGVSPLHLRTAAMALLRHGNRMPSSRREELLQTVKMYYGGREISEEDLEKALLIGMSPHERRKLERKKGVTVSVKQENSNNGSVEEHSEEAPPGGDMNGESSVVGDDSGGDGAPELNDTQCNGNILHQQNSKLSLLGHGPHGKQVVEYLLKEYGEDGVRDFCQRWRKVFVDALHPRHLPGGWDVTHSGRRDFGEFSVYNPTKKVSTGNEL, encoded by the exons ATGGTGGTCAACGAAAAGGTCAAACTCGCAATCACCGTAGCCTCTCTTGTGGCGGCGACGATTCTACTCGCGGCGGAGTAtcggcggcggaggaggaggaaacAGACATCTTCTCCGAGCTCGTGTTATCTCCATTCCGACATGAAGCCGCAGTTCGGCTTCAAACGCGTCCTTGCGGACAACTCTTACTCTGGATTCAAacacttgaagaagaagaagctcgaGGATGGAGGAG AGAAGCCTTCAAACTCTCATCCGTACGAAAGTGAGATCACTGTGTTGTTAGAGAGTCCTCGTCTTGATGAGTTTGAGTTCTTGAGGGGAGAGTATTCACTGGAGATGAGTGGTTCATACGTGTGGGTTGAGACTGAGTCTGAGTTGAAGAAGCTTGCGGAAACATTGGCGAAAGAGAAAGTTTTTGCGGTTGATACAGAGCAGCATAGTTTGAGATCGTTTCTTGGTTTCACTGCTTTGATTCAG ATTTCTACGCAAGAGGAGGATTTTTTGGTGGATACTATTGCGTTACATGATGTGATGAGTATACTTCGTCCTGTTTTTTCCAATCCTGATATTTGTAAG GTGTTTCATGGAGCCGACAACGATGTTATCTGGCTTCAAAGAGACTTCCACATATATGTTGTTAATATGTTTGATACTGCCAAGGCATGTGAGGTGTTGGCAAAGCCTCAAAGGTCACTGGCATATTTACTTGAGTCAGTTTGTGGAGTGTCTACTAACAAATTGCTGCAA CGTGAAGACTGGAGACAGCGTCCTCTGTCAGAAGAGATGGTGCGTTATGCCAGAACAGATGCACACTATCTACTCTACATTGCCGATAGTATGACTGCTGAGCTCAAACAACTAGGCATTG AAGATTCATCTAGCACCGATGACAAATTCAGTTTTCTTCTCGAGGCTAGTAGACGCTCAAACATGATCTGTTTACAACTCTACACTAAAGAGACCGAAGATTTTCCCGGGAATGCAGCTGCTTCCTCGTTAATTTATCGTCATTTAAACGGCCATGAAGACAACTCTTCCATCTCCTTGGATCCAAAG TTCCAGGAGCTTGTAAGAGAACTTTGCGCATGGAGAGACTTAATGGCACGGATTCACGATGAAAGCACACGGTATGTCTTGTCTGACCAAGCCGTCATCGCTCTTGCTTCTAACCAGCCAACTACACCTGAGCAAATACATGATTCTATATCTCAAGCTGACTCGGCTTCAGAGTCGGCTGTTATAACTAGTCATCTGGATGACGTTCATCAACTGACTCAACACAAGTTAGGCAAGCTTGACGTTATCTTACCACTAGTCCTCGACAAATGCTTGGGAACAGAAGGAACATGCCCCATCTCCGTCTTCAACTACTCGCTCTTGATCAACTTCAACACAAAGCTAACCACAAACCGCTCTACCCCCAAGAGACGCAATAACCTCAAGAGGTTCACACGGAAGACATCAAGAGACCTCTTCGTCAAGAAATTCTCCTGCAAGGCTCCTGTTTACCACAACTGCAGAATCTACGCCAACGACGGGCGGTTACTATGCTACTGCGATAGAAGAAAGCTAGAATGGTACATGAGCCGTGGTCTTGCCAAACTAGTTGAAGAAGATCCCCTCGCGATAATGCTTCTGTTCGAACCAAAGGGGCGTCCTGAAGACGAAGGGAATGATTTTTACATCCAGAGCAAGAAGAACATTTGCGTTGGGTGTGGCGAAGGGGATCACTATCTTCGTTACAGGATAATACCTTCTTGCTATAGAGTTCATTTCCCTGAGCATTTGAAGAGTCACAGGTCTCATGATATAGTTCTGCTTTGTGTGGATTGTCATGAGGTCGCGCACGCTGCTGCCGAGAGGTATAAGAAAGAAGTGGCTAAGGAGTTTGGGATCCCTCTCTTTGTTCGTAGAGTGCTTGATTCGGTGGAGTGTGAATCATCAGCAGGTGGTGACAGTGAAGATGCAGGTGTGTCTCCGTTGCATCTTAGAACAGCTGCGATGGCGCTGTTGAGGCATGGGAATAGGATGCCATCTAGTCGCCGTGAGGAGTTGTTGCAG ACTGTGAAGATGTATTACGGTGGAAGAGAGATATCTGAAGAAGATTTGGAAAAGGCTTTGCTTATTGGGATGAGTCCTCACGAGAGAAGAAAACTCGAAAGGAAGAAAGGTGTCACTGTCTCTGTCAAACAAGAAAACAGTAACAATG GTTCGGTAGAAGAACATAGTGAGGAAGCTCCTCCTGGAGGTGATATGAATGGAGAGAGTAGCGTGGTTGGTGATGATAGTGGAGGAGATGGAGCTCCGGAGCTGAATGATACTCAATGTAATGGAAACATATTGCACCAGCAGAACTCGAAGCTCTCTTTGTTGGGACATGGACCGCACGGGAAACAGGTTGTAGAGTATCTTTTGAAGGAGTATGGAGAGGATGGTGTTCGAGATTTCTGTCAGAGATGGAGGAAAGTGTTTGTTGATGCTCTTCATCCTCGCCATTTGCCTGGTGGGTGGGATGTTACTCACAG TGGACGAAGAGACTTTGGCGAGTTCAGCGTTTATAATCCAACAAAGAAAGTCTCCACCGG AAATGAGCTCTAA